From a region of the Candidatus Neptunochlamydia vexilliferae genome:
- a CDS encoding tetratricopeptide repeat protein, with translation MSSSYSCRSLDGKMIFFDLQNQSVIGYYETGQKVYPVDAGNLEEVSKYISGGYTPKLRDRKIVWVPSSNNHASTSNLSINSSSIATSTSRNNSSSSTQEPVKNQNPSPLPLTLLKAKKIKTSIQGAANDSPSPKTALDFSTAFTKIEQRQKNKKDLHKLKLLLDEIFASKILKDIQKKTLLMRGEKLQKKIIKHLEQPLSAERLKNQTQSAQAYKESLPVKIKKITSELSPTTPLPVDPIIDYEKRLEHAYYESFNPAGILLYLQKISDVFTKKKEYIRAALILNNALAAAKSYRFQETYQQLISKLEKIEGLYLHENFKIETSDRKQGHIIEYRTRLEAIREEVKQQLEGEESIEKIQLTLTARYKTLLQKLITSSIKQIDKKPPTSFAVLGLGSMARDEMCPYSDVEFAFLIEKNSPKNLSYFKSLSELLYLRILNFGETKFDIIRPKRHEDGRMGEAISLTPGGFSIDIGGLSPLGKPGVYKLIGTPEELASYQNPEWLEKHDGELILVNAMTQTSLVMGSEKLYKKYQTKVTKWLSQKLKKENQAPFQDLVGKRRALNLLKGHLHEFKPHLTLDRIDMRAFDVKRDFYRPLQMVVSSLLLYMKSPYLQTSKGIEHLQEIGFLGIEGAARIKDALRSTLKFRLQSHLFYQKELEILYFSKGPTELNGEGLFLVKESKSISELYRVLIPLHTAIKKFVLNPGISLKKNPFYDKTIGTIDTSAEDEFQYAKAESSYTEAVALNLNDPTALYRLGSIKRTLGKAHQSLDLYQQRLSLLKQLHGKSLTATAVTFNEIGLTYTALGKNEKALEYFKKAFVIFQKLHGNTPHLGFANTLDNLGRASNNLGMPRAAIKYHKKSLAMTKALYGEKPHPIMSRILNHLGLAYQSYGRLRKATHYLKESLKIAQEQCGNKPSPALSVAFNNLGLAYEGWGSFKKAISYYQKALKIALELYGEKHPEAATCLSNLGRVAGALGNLSEAIDIHTKVLKVKEEIYERKSHPSIAITLINLGEAYSQLGETKKAIEHHKRALGINQKFYEKALHPAIITNLSHLGKNYADLGRVKTSMKYFKKGLKIGRKLYGKRHHPLIATSLNNIGTQYQAIGDFKAALDSHDQALNIQQKLYEKKGHPIIAVSLKNLGSVYHQLGKLQKALQYYTQGLKMSQKFYPKEGHPRISDNLGKIGSLYLQLGDGKTALSYYDQAYAMDQKVYGKDAHPSVLGRLNELSEAYKKLGHWQKAISYGYKALEIANQLYNKKPHLQIAESLNSIGSAYQIAGGLEEACEFLKRSHKVRQKLYGTKAHMRTALGMNNLGLVHQERGKLKVAVKWYKQSLEMFFTLFENRPHPQIASALGNLGLAYYYLGNFDTSITTLQKSLNMKKEIYGDKSHPSIGLTVGNLGLSHLGLNEVEKAITYFHQGLEMLKKVYSNQPHHDISTALNNLGCSYSEAGNLEKGIAYYKESLAVITKLYGNCPHPSSALPLNGLGTIYFKMEEHQKALQVFQKSLAIYQKVYPQKNHPVIATVLNNFGDVYRKLGENHRAIEYFTQALKLLKKVYRSSPHPDLARAHAQLGSEYRKLGKTKLAVKHLTQAVDQSRSIYGQNLHPSAASYLGHLGLAYQKSGKQEKALEAFQQALEIRRKLYRNTPNSSIALTLDNLRYCYETLGDKKKSLKYDEQALEIEQKLSNNHITVKLVIRINRIGLAYQSLKEEKTAIIFFKRALELSKQVHKNQPHSDTATILYNMGLAYQGLQNIELAAESFEKSLEMKRQVNPNLAQATILESLNRIGLLYKKLQSPKAIPFFKQALEIEQKTYQNKPQLSIALLFNNIGLSYYATEDMNAALEYFKQGLELFELIYQKKPHLHIASSLNNVGSAYKKLGKLVPALGFFKQAVEIKKRVYGETSHTSIPIDINDIGLIYKSLKEYEKATIFYKQALEELEKIYKKQPHTQILTVLDNLKLAYEALEDKKNSLKYDEQALKMAEKLLVGCPSSSLVIRMNRVGLSYRSLGDNKTALEFFKRAINVLKEIHKNQSHSDLATILHNMGLAYQGLQNIELAAESFEKSLEMKRQVNPNLAQATILESLNRIGLLYKKLQSPKAIPFFKQALEIEQKNYQNKPQLSTALLFNNIGLSYYATGDMNAALEYFKQGLDLFEVIYQKKPHLNLATSLSNMGYAYKKLGNSTLSIKYFHRSAEVKKCLHSKNSHDHSKQASSSSL, from the coding sequence ATGAGCTCTAGTTATTCATGTAGATCTTTAGATGGAAAAATGATCTTTTTTGACCTTCAAAACCAGTCTGTCATTGGATACTATGAAACAGGCCAAAAAGTATACCCTGTGGATGCCGGCAATCTAGAAGAGGTCTCTAAGTATATCTCTGGAGGATACACTCCGAAACTAAGGGATAGAAAAATTGTTTGGGTTCCCTCTTCAAACAATCATGCATCAACTAGCAACTTAAGTATTAATAGTTCCTCTATTGCCACTTCAACTTCGAGAAATAACTCAAGCTCATCGACCCAGGAGCCAGTAAAGAATCAGAATCCTTCGCCCCTCCCTTTAACGCTGCTAAAAGCTAAAAAAATCAAAACCTCAATACAAGGTGCTGCCAATGATTCCCCAAGCCCCAAAACAGCCCTTGATTTTTCCACAGCTTTTACTAAGATCGAACAACGACAAAAGAACAAAAAAGATTTACACAAGTTAAAACTTCTTTTGGATGAAATATTTGCTTCAAAGATTTTGAAAGATATACAAAAGAAAACCCTATTAATGCGAGGGGAAAAACTACAAAAAAAAATTATCAAGCATCTTGAGCAACCCCTTAGCGCAGAGCGTTTAAAAAATCAAACCCAGTCTGCACAGGCTTATAAAGAGTCTCTGCCCGTTAAAATTAAGAAAATCACTTCCGAGTTAAGCCCCACCACCCCTTTACCCGTTGACCCTATTATTGATTATGAAAAACGTTTAGAGCATGCTTATTATGAATCCTTTAATCCAGCTGGTATACTTCTTTACTTACAAAAAATCAGTGATGTTTTTACCAAAAAAAAGGAGTATATAAGAGCAGCACTTATTCTCAATAATGCCCTAGCCGCAGCAAAATCTTATAGATTTCAGGAAACTTACCAACAGCTTATTTCAAAGCTTGAAAAAATAGAGGGACTCTATCTACATGAAAATTTTAAGATCGAAACCTCTGACAGAAAACAGGGGCATATCATTGAATATAGAACACGTTTAGAAGCTATTCGAGAAGAGGTAAAGCAGCAACTAGAGGGAGAAGAATCTATTGAAAAAATTCAACTTACCCTAACTGCCAGATATAAAACACTTCTTCAAAAACTGATAACAAGCTCGATTAAGCAAATAGACAAAAAGCCCCCCACCTCCTTTGCTGTTCTAGGTCTTGGGTCAATGGCTCGCGATGAAATGTGCCCCTATTCCGATGTTGAGTTTGCCTTTCTCATAGAAAAAAACAGTCCTAAAAACCTGAGCTACTTCAAATCACTTAGCGAGCTTCTCTACCTTCGTATTCTTAATTTTGGTGAGACAAAATTTGATATTATTCGTCCTAAAAGACACGAGGATGGGAGGATGGGAGAGGCGATAAGTCTCACACCTGGAGGATTTAGTATAGATATTGGAGGACTTTCCCCACTAGGAAAACCGGGAGTCTATAAACTGATAGGAACTCCAGAAGAGCTCGCCTCCTACCAAAACCCCGAATGGCTAGAAAAACACGATGGAGAGTTGATCCTCGTCAATGCAATGACACAAACCTCTTTAGTAATGGGAAGCGAAAAGCTATATAAAAAATATCAAACCAAAGTTACAAAATGGCTATCGCAAAAATTAAAAAAAGAAAATCAGGCACCATTTCAAGACCTGGTTGGAAAAAGACGTGCTCTCAACCTACTAAAAGGACACCTCCATGAGTTCAAACCACATTTAACCCTTGACCGAATAGATATGCGTGCCTTTGATGTCAAAAGAGACTTCTACCGCCCACTCCAAATGGTTGTGAGTAGCCTTCTTCTATATATGAAAAGCCCTTACCTTCAAACATCTAAAGGGATCGAACACCTCCAAGAAATTGGCTTCCTAGGAATAGAAGGGGCAGCACGCATTAAAGATGCCCTTCGATCTACTCTAAAATTCCGTCTTCAATCCCACCTTTTTTACCAGAAAGAATTAGAAATTCTCTACTTTTCTAAAGGACCAACAGAACTAAATGGAGAAGGTCTTTTTCTAGTTAAAGAGTCTAAATCTATTTCCGAGTTGTACCGCGTTCTTATTCCCCTTCACACAGCTATCAAGAAATTCGTTTTAAACCCTGGGATTTCTCTTAAAAAGAACCCTTTCTATGACAAGACAATCGGAACCATCGATACCTCTGCTGAGGATGAATTTCAGTATGCTAAAGCAGAATCCTCTTATACAGAAGCCGTAGCCCTAAATCTCAATGACCCCACTGCTCTTTATCGCTTAGGATCGATTAAAAGAACTTTAGGAAAAGCCCATCAATCTTTAGATCTTTACCAGCAGCGACTCTCCTTACTTAAACAGCTTCATGGCAAATCCCTTACAGCAACAGCCGTAACCTTCAATGAAATTGGCCTTACTTATACCGCTTTAGGAAAAAATGAGAAAGCGCTTGAATACTTCAAGAAAGCCTTTGTTATATTTCAAAAGCTCCATGGGAACACCCCCCATCTTGGTTTTGCTAATACCCTCGATAACCTAGGGCGTGCCTCCAATAATCTAGGGATGCCAAGAGCTGCTATTAAGTACCACAAAAAATCTCTAGCTATGACGAAAGCCCTTTATGGAGAAAAGCCCCACCCTATAATGTCTAGGATTTTAAATCATTTAGGGTTGGCCTATCAATCATATGGACGGTTAAGAAAGGCTACCCACTATCTCAAGGAGTCTCTTAAGATTGCTCAAGAGCAATGTGGGAATAAACCCTCTCCCGCTCTTTCAGTTGCGTTCAACAACTTGGGACTCGCTTATGAAGGATGGGGCTCTTTCAAAAAGGCAATTAGCTACTATCAAAAAGCCTTAAAAATTGCCCTAGAGCTTTATGGAGAAAAACATCCTGAGGCTGCAACCTGTCTATCGAACCTGGGAAGGGTTGCGGGAGCACTAGGAAACCTAAGTGAGGCAATTGATATCCATACTAAAGTCCTTAAAGTAAAGGAAGAAATCTATGAAAGAAAATCTCACCCCAGTATTGCAATAACCCTGATAAATTTAGGGGAGGCTTATAGCCAGTTAGGTGAAACAAAAAAAGCCATTGAGCACCATAAGCGGGCGCTCGGCATCAACCAAAAATTCTACGAAAAAGCCCTGCATCCTGCCATTATAACGAATCTTAGTCACCTTGGAAAAAATTATGCCGATTTAGGAAGGGTTAAAACCTCTATGAAATATTTCAAAAAGGGGCTAAAAATTGGAAGGAAACTCTATGGAAAGCGTCACCACCCTCTGATCGCCACTTCTCTTAACAATATAGGGACCCAATACCAAGCGATTGGAGATTTTAAAGCAGCCTTAGATTCTCATGATCAAGCTCTAAACATTCAGCAAAAGCTTTATGAAAAAAAAGGGCATCCCATTATTGCTGTAAGCCTAAAAAATTTAGGGAGCGTTTACCATCAACTTGGGAAGCTCCAAAAAGCCCTTCAATACTATACTCAAGGGTTAAAGATGTCCCAAAAGTTTTATCCAAAAGAGGGCCACCCTCGGATTTCAGATAATTTAGGTAAAATTGGCTCCTTATACTTGCAACTAGGGGATGGAAAAACAGCCCTCTCCTACTACGACCAGGCCTATGCAATGGACCAAAAAGTTTACGGAAAAGATGCCCACCCTTCAGTTTTAGGCCGTTTGAATGAGTTATCAGAAGCTTACAAAAAACTGGGACACTGGCAAAAAGCGATCAGCTATGGATATAAAGCCCTAGAAATAGCCAACCAACTTTATAATAAAAAGCCTCACCTCCAAATTGCTGAAAGCCTAAATAGCATTGGCTCAGCCTACCAAATAGCAGGGGGCCTAGAAGAGGCGTGTGAATTTTTAAAGAGATCTCACAAAGTCAGGCAAAAATTATACGGAACTAAAGCGCACATGAGAACCGCTCTTGGAATGAATAACCTAGGGCTTGTTCATCAGGAACGTGGAAAATTAAAGGTCGCTGTCAAGTGGTATAAACAGTCGTTAGAAATGTTTTTTACCCTTTTCGAAAATCGCCCTCATCCTCAAATAGCTTCAGCTTTAGGTAATCTTGGTCTTGCCTATTATTATTTAGGTAACTTCGATACCTCCATCACCACCCTTCAAAAATCCTTAAATATGAAAAAAGAGATCTATGGAGATAAAAGCCACCCCTCTATTGGTCTCACAGTTGGCAACCTAGGGCTAAGTCATCTTGGTTTAAATGAGGTAGAAAAAGCTATAACCTACTTCCACCAAGGGCTTGAAATGCTCAAAAAGGTATATTCCAATCAGCCACACCATGATATCAGCACCGCTTTAAATAACTTAGGGTGTAGTTATAGTGAAGCTGGTAACCTTGAAAAAGGGATAGCCTACTACAAGGAGTCCCTTGCGGTTATTACAAAACTCTATGGAAACTGCCCTCACCCTAGTAGTGCCTTACCCCTAAATGGATTGGGAACGATTTACTTTAAAATGGAGGAGCATCAAAAAGCTTTACAGGTCTTTCAAAAATCTCTTGCCATCTATCAAAAGGTTTACCCACAGAAAAACCACCCTGTTATCGCTACAGTTTTAAACAATTTTGGGGACGTTTATAGAAAGTTGGGAGAAAACCATAGGGCCATTGAATATTTTACTCAAGCTCTTAAGCTGCTCAAAAAAGTTTATCGGAGCTCCCCTCATCCAGATTTAGCTCGAGCTCATGCCCAACTAGGCTCAGAGTATAGAAAACTTGGAAAAACCAAGTTAGCAGTCAAACACCTAACTCAAGCAGTTGACCAATCTCGGTCTATTTATGGTCAAAACCTACACCCCAGTGCTGCATCTTATTTAGGTCACCTTGGGCTTGCCTACCAAAAATCAGGGAAGCAAGAAAAAGCCCTAGAGGCATTTCAACAAGCTCTAGAAATCAGAAGAAAATTATATAGAAATACGCCCAATTCTTCCATCGCTTTAACTTTGGATAACCTTAGATATTGCTACGAAACCTTAGGAGACAAAAAAAAATCCCTCAAATATGACGAGCAAGCCCTAGAAATAGAGCAAAAACTTTCAAATAACCACATAACCGTTAAACTTGTGATTCGTATAAACAGAATAGGATTAGCTTACCAATCATTAAAAGAAGAAAAAACAGCTATTATATTTTTTAAACGAGCACTTGAACTTTCAAAACAGGTGCATAAAAACCAGCCCCACTCAGATACAGCTACTATCCTCTATAATATGGGATTGGCTTACCAAGGGTTACAGAATATTGAATTAGCAGCTGAATCCTTTGAAAAAAGCCTGGAAATGAAAAGGCAAGTCAACCCCAATCTAGCACAAGCTACCATTTTAGAATCTTTAAACAGGATTGGACTTCTTTATAAAAAATTACAGAGCCCAAAAGCGATTCCCTTTTTTAAGCAAGCCCTAGAAATAGAACAAAAAACTTATCAAAATAAACCCCAGCTCTCCATAGCTCTCCTATTCAATAATATTGGACTGTCTTATTATGCAACCGAAGATATGAACGCCGCTCTTGAGTACTTTAAACAGGGACTCGAACTCTTTGAATTGATCTATCAAAAAAAGCCCCATCTCCATATTGCTTCAAGTTTAAACAATGTAGGCTCTGCCTACAAAAAACTTGGGAAATTAGTACCTGCTCTCGGGTTTTTTAAACAAGCTGTTGAAATAAAAAAAAGGGTGTATGGTGAAACATCTCACACCTCTATTCCTATTGATATCAATGATATAGGGCTTATTTATAAAAGCTTAAAAGAGTATGAAAAAGCCACCATTTTTTATAAACAAGCGCTAGAAGAACTGGAAAAAATTTATAAGAAACAACCCCACACCCAAATTTTAACCGTTCTTGACAACCTTAAGCTTGCTTATGAAGCCTTGGAAGATAAAAAAAACTCTCTCAAATATGATGAGCAAGCTCTAAAAATGGCGGAGAAGCTTTTAGTTGGTTGCCCAAGCAGTAGCCTTGTGATTCGAATGAATAGAGTAGGACTATCATATCGCTCTTTAGGAGATAATAAAACTGCACTCGAGTTTTTTAAGAGAGCCATCAACGTTTTGAAGGAGATACATAAAAATCAATCCCATTCAGATCTGGCCACTATACTCCATAATATGGGATTAGCTTATCAAGGTTTACAGAATATTGAATTAGCAGCTGAATCCTTTGAAAAAAGCCTGGAAATGAAAAGGCAAGTCAACCCCAATCTAGCACAAGCCACTATTTTAGAGTCTTTAAACAGGATTGGGCTCCTTTATAAAAAATTACAGAGCCCAAAAGCGATTCCCTTTTTTAAGCAAGCCCTAGAAATAGAACAAAAAAATTATCAAAATAAACCCCAGCTCTCCACAGCTCTCCTATTCAATAATATTGGACTATCTTATTATGCAACCGGAGACATGAATGCCGCTCTTGAGTACTTTAAACAGGGGCTCGATCTCTTTGAGGTGATTTATCAAAAAAAGCCCCATCTCAACCTCGCTACCAGCTTAAGCAATATGGGCTATGCCTATAAAAAACTTGGGAACTCGACGCTTTCTATTAAGTATTTCCATAGAAGTGCTGAGGTTAAAAAATGCCTTCATAGCAAAAATTCTCATGATCATTCAAAACAAGCCAGTAGTTCTTCCCTTTGA